TCCATTAGGCGACCAgcgggggggatgggggaggaggggggcagggtgCTGTCTGGGTGCCTCAGTGCAAGCGGCAGGGAAGAAGGCCTATAGGCCCCAGCGGCCGGCATTGGCCTTCGGAGACCCGGAGGGGCGCGCAGGGGCCGCTAGGGTGCCGGGGGCGGGCGCCAGCGCGCACCAATCACAGCGCAGCCTCGCCCTATAAATACCGCGCGCTGGAGCCGCTCGAGTTTTACTGCCTTGTCAGGTCCTAGTAGTTTTCTTAGTTCTTCTTTGCTTCCGTCATGTCCGAGACCGCACCGCCCGTCCCAGCTGCTTCCACTCCCCCCGAGAAGCCTTCAGCTGGCAGGAAAGCGAAGAAGCCTGCGAAGGCTGCAGCAACTGCCAAGAAGAAACCCGCGGGTCCGTCAGTCTCGGAGCTGATTGTGCAGGCCGTTTCTTCTTCTAAGGAGCGCAGCGGCGTGTCCTTGGCTGCGCTCAAGAAGGCGCTGGCGGCCGCCGGCTACGACGTGGAGAAGAACAACAGCCGCATCAAGCTAGGCCTTAGGAGCCTGGTGAGCAAAGGCACTCTGGTGCAGACCAAGGGCACCGGCGCCTCGGGCTCTTTCAAGTTCAACAAGAAAGTAGCCTCGGTGGATAGCAAGCCCAGCGCCACAAAGGTAGCAGTGAAAGCGAAGGTAACAAGTTCTTCTAAGAAGCCCAAGAAGGCCACCGGGGCGGCTGCTGGTAAAAAAGGTGTCAAGACTCCGAAGAAGGCTAAAAAGCCTGCGGCGACAAAGAAGTCCTCCAAGAGTCCCAAGAAGTCCAGGGTTGTGAAGCCTAAGAAAATAGGTAAGAGTCCTGCTAAAGCCAGGGCTGTGAAACCCAAAGCGGCCAAAGCAAAGGTGACCAAGCCAAAGACTGCTGCCAAGCCCAAGAAGGCAGCACCGAAGAAAAAGTAGAAGTTCTGGTTGGAAGCTGCTTCCAATAACCCAACGGCTCTTTTAAGAGCCACCTACTTATTTCAGGGAAAGGGCTTTAAGTACACAAGCTCTCCTGTCTTACAAGTTTCATAAATTTCAGCCCCATGCAAATGCAGTGTGTTTAAGCCAATCCTTGCTCCACGTCAGAATTCTTTT
This genomic interval from Lagenorhynchus albirostris chromosome 10, mLagAlb1.1, whole genome shotgun sequence contains the following:
- the H1-1 gene encoding histone H1.1; the encoded protein is MSETAPPVPAASTPPEKPSAGRKAKKPAKAAATAKKKPAGPSVSELIVQAVSSSKERSGVSLAALKKALAAAGYDVEKNNSRIKLGLRSLVSKGTLVQTKGTGASGSFKFNKKVASVDSKPSATKVAVKAKVTSSSKKPKKATGAAAGKKGVKTPKKAKKPAATKKSSKSPKKSRVVKPKKIGKSPAKARAVKPKAAKAKVTKPKTAAKPKKAAPKKK